In Flavobacterium lacustre, a genomic segment contains:
- the rplI gene encoding 50S ribosomal protein L9, whose product MELILKKDVQNLGFKDDVVTVKNGYGRNFLIPQGHAQLATPSAKKVLAENLKQRAHKEAKVVADAKALAEALKAIEIKIFAKAGGEKLFGSITNIDIAEALAKGGQVIDRKFITSGIVKRTGKYAASVRLHRDVIVELAYEIVAEKA is encoded by the coding sequence ATGGAACTTATTTTAAAGAAAGACGTTCAAAATTTAGGATTTAAAGATGATGTAGTAACTGTGAAAAATGGTTACGGTCGTAACTTTTTGATTCCACAAGGTCACGCACAATTAGCAACTCCTTCTGCAAAGAAAGTATTAGCTGAAAACCTAAAACAAAGAGCGCACAAAGAAGCTAAAGTTGTAGCAGATGCAAAAGCATTAGCTGAAGCTTTGAAAGCTATCGAAATTAAAATCTTTGCAAAAGCAGGTGGTGAAAAATTATTCGGTTCAATCACGAATATTGATATCGCTGAAGCTTTAGCTAAAGGAGGTCAAGTAATTGACAGAAAATTCATCACTAGCGGTATCGTTAAACGTACTGGTAAATACGCTGCAAGCGTTCGTTTACACAGAGATGTAATCGTAGAATTAGCTTACGAAATTGTTGCTGAAAAAGCATAA
- the rpsR gene encoding 30S ribosomal protein S18 produces MATLQQSASGKKDGDIRYLTPLNIETNKTKKYCRFKKSGIKYIDYKDADFLLKFVNEQGKILPRRLTGTSLKYQRKVSVAVKRARHLALMPYVADLLK; encoded by the coding sequence ATGGCAACATTACAACAATCTGCTTCAGGAAAAAAAGACGGAGATATCAGATATCTTACGCCTTTGAACATAGAAACTAACAAAACTAAAAAGTATTGTCGTTTCAAAAAATCAGGTATCAAATATATTGATTATAAAGATGCTGATTTCTTATTGAAATTCGTAAACGAACAAGGGAAAATTCTTCCACGTCGTTTAACTGGAACTTCATTAAAATACCAAAGAAAAGTGTCTGTAGCTGTAAAAAGAGCTCGTCACTTAGCTTTAATGCCATATGTGGCTGATTTACTAAAATAA
- the rpsF gene encoding 30S ribosomal protein S6: MNHYETVFILNPVLSEVQVKETVSKFEDFLTSRGAEMVSKEDWGLKKMAYEIQNKKSGFYHLFEFKVSGEVLIAFETEFRRDERVMRFLTVSLDKHAISWAERRRAKLKSQKA; this comes from the coding sequence ATGAATCATTATGAAACTGTTTTCATTTTAAATCCCGTTTTATCTGAAGTTCAGGTAAAGGAAACAGTAAGCAAATTTGAAGATTTTCTTACTAGTAGAGGAGCTGAAATGGTATCTAAAGAAGACTGGGGTCTTAAAAAGATGGCTTACGAAATCCAAAACAAGAAAAGTGGTTTTTACCATTTGTTCGAATTTAAAGTATCAGGAGAAGTTCTTATTGCTTTTGAAACTGAATTCAGACGTGACGAAAGAGTTATGCGTTTCTTAACTGTAAGTCTTGACAAACATGCTATCTCTTGGGCTGAAAGAAGAAGAGCAAAACTTAAATCTCAAAAAGCTTAA
- a CDS encoding LytR/AlgR family response regulator transcription factor, which produces MKLNCVVVDDSSIQRMIIAKLVNNHPNLHLIGDFSNAIEARSCMSIHTVDLIFLDVEMPVISGFDFLDGLKIKPQIVFITSKAEYAMKAFDYDATDYLQKPIAIDRFNASVKRVMDLYMLKKENKEDEGEHIFIKSNLKKLKIFTSKIKWIEAFGDYVRVVTEEDSNLVLSTMKSFENDLSKEKFIRVHKSYIINIDKVERFNSKFAEIGLTKIPLSRNKKEDLVKALTFA; this is translated from the coding sequence ATGAAACTAAATTGTGTTGTTGTAGATGATAGCTCCATACAAAGGATGATCATTGCAAAGTTAGTGAATAATCACCCAAATTTACATTTAATTGGTGATTTTTCTAATGCAATTGAAGCAAGAAGTTGTATGTCTATTCACACCGTGGATTTAATATTTTTAGATGTTGAAATGCCGGTAATAAGCGGATTTGACTTTTTGGATGGTTTGAAAATAAAACCTCAAATTGTTTTTATCACTTCTAAGGCCGAATATGCAATGAAAGCCTTTGATTATGATGCCACAGACTATCTCCAAAAACCAATTGCCATAGATCGATTTAATGCTTCTGTAAAAAGAGTAATGGATTTGTATATGCTTAAAAAAGAGAATAAAGAAGACGAAGGCGAACATATTTTTATCAAAAGTAATTTGAAAAAATTAAAAATTTTCACTTCCAAAATAAAATGGATTGAAGCTTTTGGTGATTATGTAAGAGTCGTAACCGAAGAAGACAGCAATCTGGTTCTTTCTACTATGAAATCTTTCGAAAATGATTTGTCCAAAGAGAAGTTTATACGCGTACACAAATCATATATTATCAATATTGATAAAGTAGAACGTTTCAACAGTAAATTTGCCGAAATCGGTCTGACAAAAATTCCATTAAGCAGAAACAAAAAAGAAGATTTAGTAAAAGCACTAACTTTTGCATAA
- the priA gene encoding replication restart helicase PriA — protein MYFVEVILPLSLAKTFTYRISETEFHYIKKGMRVAVPFGKSKMYTALVIATHQNQPTLYEAKEIHQILDEKPIVTEIQIAHWQWISTYYMCAIGDVYRGAMPSALLLESETVITHKQDVFVDESQLSDDEFLVYQALQQQSSLKVHDIISILNKKNIVPVLQKLIDKNILVLEEEIQESYKPKLVRYVRLHSKYESNTGLSELIETLKNANKQREIVMSYFQLSASEKTRGEAKPITVKKLIEVANSSSAVVKALIEKEIFEEYFIQEDRVNFAGKAQEKALLLSQAQQTAFNGIKDSFTQKEVCLLHGVTSSGKTEIYIKLIEEYLVTGKQVLYLLPEIALTTQLVGRLRAYFGDKVAVFHSKYNNNERVEVWKQVLENSPKAQIVIGARSALFLPFYQLGFIIVDEEHEQTFKQVDPAPRYHARDAAIVLAHSHQAKVLLGSATPSLETYFNAQSEKYGLVEISERFGNVQMPLIELVDLKDKYFRKRMTGHFSDTLIDDITLALSLGEQVILFQNRRGYSPIIECMTCGHVPQCQQCDVSLTYHKHKNQLRCHYCGYSMAKPTNCHSCSSIDLTTKGFGTEQIEQELISIFPLAKTGRMDQDTTRGKFGFEKIIDSFKNREVDILVGTQMLAKGLDFDNVSLVGIMNADTMLYHPDFRAFERSFQMMTQVAGRAGRSEKQGKVIIQTYNPNHNTIQQVTNNDYFGMYKEQLYDRQIYKYPPYFRIIKVTLKHRDFDKLKEGAMWLYQVMSQNLNMPVLGPEEPAISRIRNEYIRTILIKIPQNTPIGSTKKTIQKILNSFEAVALYRAIKVTLNVDFY, from the coding sequence ATGTATTTTGTCGAAGTAATTTTACCACTTTCTCTAGCCAAAACCTTTACGTACCGTATTTCGGAAACCGAATTCCATTATATCAAAAAAGGAATGCGCGTGGCAGTGCCATTTGGTAAAAGCAAAATGTACACGGCTCTGGTTATAGCAACACATCAAAACCAACCCACTTTATACGAAGCCAAAGAAATTCATCAAATTCTGGATGAAAAACCCATTGTAACCGAAATACAAATTGCACATTGGCAATGGATTTCGACCTATTATATGTGTGCTATCGGTGATGTATATCGTGGTGCCATGCCCAGTGCTTTGCTATTAGAAAGTGAAACGGTTATTACTCATAAACAGGATGTGTTTGTAGATGAAAGTCAGCTTTCGGATGATGAATTTTTGGTATATCAGGCGTTGCAACAGCAGAGTTCGTTGAAAGTACATGATATCATTTCCATTTTAAACAAGAAAAATATAGTTCCTGTTCTTCAAAAATTGATAGACAAAAATATATTGGTACTCGAAGAAGAAATTCAAGAAAGTTATAAACCCAAACTGGTTCGTTATGTGCGTTTGCACTCTAAATACGAATCGAATACCGGTTTAAGCGAATTGATTGAAACCTTGAAAAATGCTAATAAGCAAAGGGAAATTGTGATGAGTTATTTTCAACTCAGCGCTTCCGAAAAGACCCGAGGCGAAGCTAAACCCATTACTGTAAAAAAATTAATAGAAGTTGCTAATTCTTCCTCGGCGGTAGTTAAAGCATTAATTGAAAAAGAAATATTCGAGGAATATTTTATTCAGGAAGACCGAGTAAATTTTGCCGGAAAGGCACAAGAAAAAGCCTTGTTATTGAGTCAGGCACAGCAAACGGCTTTTAACGGAATAAAAGACAGTTTCACTCAAAAAGAAGTTTGTTTGTTACACGGCGTAACTTCCAGTGGAAAAACAGAAATATATATCAAGCTTATTGAAGAATACTTGGTTACAGGCAAACAAGTTTTGTATTTGTTACCCGAAATCGCTTTGACGACACAATTAGTAGGTCGTTTGCGAGCTTATTTTGGAGATAAAGTAGCCGTATTTCATTCTAAATACAACAACAACGAGCGAGTTGAAGTCTGGAAACAGGTTCTAGAGAATTCGCCAAAAGCTCAAATCGTAATAGGAGCGAGGTCGGCCTTATTTTTGCCTTTTTATCAGCTTGGTTTTATCATCGTCGATGAAGAGCACGAGCAGACCTTTAAGCAGGTAGATCCTGCGCCACGTTATCATGCGCGTGATGCAGCGATTGTTTTGGCACATTCGCATCAGGCAAAAGTACTTTTGGGTTCGGCAACACCTAGTTTAGAAACCTATTTTAATGCACAATCAGAAAAATATGGTTTAGTCGAAATTTCAGAACGCTTTGGGAACGTACAAATGCCCCTAATTGAATTGGTTGATTTGAAAGATAAATACTTCCGTAAACGAATGACGGGACATTTTAGTGATACTTTGATAGACGATATTACTTTGGCTTTGTCATTGGGAGAACAAGTAATTTTATTTCAAAACAGGAGAGGATATTCTCCTATTATAGAATGCATGACTTGCGGACACGTGCCACAATGCCAGCAATGTGATGTTAGTTTGACCTATCACAAGCATAAGAATCAATTGCGTTGTCATTATTGTGGCTACTCGATGGCAAAACCTACAAACTGTCATTCGTGTTCCAGTATTGATTTGACGACTAAGGGTTTTGGAACCGAACAAATCGAGCAAGAATTGATTTCTATTTTTCCATTGGCAAAAACTGGTCGAATGGATCAGGACACAACGCGAGGGAAATTTGGTTTCGAGAAAATTATCGACAGTTTCAAAAATAGGGAAGTAGATATTTTGGTGGGCACTCAAATGCTTGCAAAAGGATTAGATTTTGACAACGTGAGTTTAGTAGGAATAATGAATGCCGATACGATGTTGTATCATCCTGATTTTAGAGCTTTCGAACGAAGTTTTCAAATGATGACGCAGGTTGCAGGTCGTGCAGGTCGTTCAGAGAAGCAAGGAAAAGTGATTATTCAGACTTATAATCCCAATCATAATACAATTCAGCAGGTTACAAATAATGATTATTTTGGTATGTACAAGGAGCAATTGTACGACCGACAAATTTATAAATATCCGCCTTATTTCAGAATTATAAAAGTGACGCTCAAACACCGTGATTTTGATAAATTAAAAGAAGGAGCGATGTGGTTGTATCAAGTAATGAGTCAAAATCTGAATATGCCGGTTTTGGGGCCGGAAGAACCCGCCATCAGCCGAATCAGAAATGAATATATTCGAACAATATTGATTAAGATACCGCAAAATACGCCGATAGGAAGCACAAAAAAAACTATTCAAAAAATATTGAATAGTTTTGAGGCTGTTGCGCTTTACAGAGCAATTAAAGTTACGTTAAACGTCGATTTTTATTAA
- a CDS encoding DUF2147 domain-containing protein, translated as MNKWIVYLSTLFFTILFHAQQPTVIGKWKTIDDETGKAKSIVEIYEKSGKIYGKVAAILEAEHRDKVCLNCSGEDRNKPILGMIIIKGLTKEGSEYSSGKILDPKNGKLYKCYITLESKDKLKVRGYIGVSLFGRTQYWYRVKN; from the coding sequence ATGAACAAATGGATTGTTTACCTTTCGACTTTATTTTTTACAATACTTTTTCATGCGCAACAACCTACCGTCATCGGAAAATGGAAAACCATCGATGATGAAACCGGAAAAGCCAAATCAATTGTAGAAATTTACGAGAAATCAGGAAAAATCTATGGCAAAGTAGCGGCGATTTTAGAAGCCGAACACCGCGACAAAGTTTGTTTAAATTGTTCAGGTGAAGATAGAAACAAACCCATTCTTGGTATGATTATCATCAAAGGATTAACCAAAGAAGGATCCGAATATAGCTCAGGTAAAATCCTGGACCCCAAAAACGGAAAGCTTTATAAATGCTACATCACTTTAGAATCCAAAGATAAACTCAAAGTGCGCGGTTATATTGGGGTTTCATTGTTTGGAAGAACCCAATATTGGTATCGGGTAAAAAATTAA
- a CDS encoding YihY/virulence factor BrkB family protein, translated as MSAEIEVKLQKIPIVRNIANVLKKIKLPWLQGLSLYDLLELYILGIIEGAFSYHASAVAFSFFMALFPFALFILNLIPYIPIVGFQDDFLEFVKEGVPPNTYDAIYKIISDILNNSHSGLLSSGFILSIFLMANGLSGILGGFESSKHVLIKRGFFHQYLVALGMSLVLSFILLVTVAIIVVFEVFIQRTIIQDVLSDRIPLIILGRYAFVILMILVTSSVLLRFGTKQVHRPKFISIGSVFTTILIIISSYFFGIWVVKFSKYNELYGSIGTLLILMFYIWINCMILLLGFELNATINKLKKKNTV; from the coding sequence ATGTCAGCGGAAATAGAAGTAAAGCTCCAAAAAATCCCCATAGTACGCAACATCGCAAACGTACTCAAGAAGATAAAACTGCCATGGCTGCAAGGATTATCCCTTTATGATTTGCTTGAATTGTATATTTTGGGCATTATCGAAGGGGCTTTTTCGTACCATGCCAGCGCCGTTGCCTTCAGTTTTTTTATGGCGTTGTTTCCCTTTGCGCTTTTTATTTTAAATCTTATTCCATACATACCAATAGTAGGTTTTCAGGATGATTTTCTCGAATTTGTCAAGGAAGGAGTTCCGCCCAATACCTATGATGCGATTTATAAAATCATCAGCGATATCCTGAACAACAGTCATTCCGGCTTATTATCGTCCGGATTTATCTTGTCCATTTTTTTAATGGCCAACGGATTATCGGGCATACTCGGCGGTTTCGAATCCTCAAAACATGTATTAATCAAACGTGGTTTTTTTCATCAATATTTAGTTGCTTTAGGCATGTCATTAGTCCTGTCTTTTATACTCTTGGTTACCGTGGCAATCATTGTAGTCTTTGAGGTTTTCATCCAGAGAACCATCATTCAGGATGTATTAAGCGACCGTATTCCGTTGATTATTCTCGGGCGATATGCATTTGTTATTTTGATGATTTTGGTGACTTCTTCGGTTTTGTTGCGCTTTGGAACGAAGCAAGTTCATCGACCAAAATTCATCAGTATTGGTTCTGTTTTTACAACCATTCTGATTATTATTTCTTCCTATTTCTTCGGAATTTGGGTAGTGAAATTCTCTAAATACAACGAACTTTACGGCTCCATCGGAACCCTGCTTATCCTGATGTTTTACATTTGGATTAACTGCATGATTCTGCTTTTGGGCTTCGAATTGAATGCTACCATCAACAAATTAAAAAAGAAAAATACCGTTTAA
- the nadC gene encoding carboxylating nicotinate-nucleotide diphosphorylase produces MISESQFQNELQILIANAIREDVGPGDYSSLACIPATANGKAKLLVKENGIIAGVALAKMIFEYVDPSLQIETFINDGTAVQYGDVVFHVSGSSQSILKSERVVLNSMQRMSAIATKTQEYVKLLEGTQTQILDTRKTTPGFRAAEKWAVKIGGGENHRFALYDMIMLKDNHNDFAGGITLAIAKTKAFLQENNLDLKIIVEARNLDEIKEILQSEGIHRILIDNFNYEDTRTAVALIGDKCQTESSGNINEDTIRLYAECGVNYISSGALTHSVSNMDLSLKAI; encoded by the coding sequence ATGATTAGCGAATCCCAGTTTCAAAACGAATTACAAATCTTAATTGCTAATGCCATCCGCGAAGATGTAGGTCCTGGAGATTACAGCTCATTGGCATGTATTCCTGCTACTGCTAACGGAAAAGCCAAATTGTTAGTCAAAGAAAACGGTATCATTGCCGGTGTCGCTTTGGCCAAAATGATATTCGAATATGTCGATCCAAGTTTGCAAATAGAGACTTTTATCAACGACGGAACTGCCGTACAATATGGTGATGTAGTTTTTCACGTTTCGGGAAGTTCACAATCTATTTTAAAATCGGAACGCGTAGTATTAAACTCCATGCAACGCATGTCTGCTATTGCTACAAAAACTCAGGAATACGTTAAGCTACTCGAAGGAACCCAAACCCAAATATTAGATACCCGTAAAACCACACCCGGTTTCCGTGCTGCCGAAAAATGGGCAGTGAAAATAGGAGGAGGCGAAAACCACCGTTTTGCCCTCTATGACATGATTATGCTCAAGGACAATCATAATGATTTTGCTGGCGGCATCACTTTGGCAATAGCCAAAACCAAAGCTTTTTTACAAGAAAATAATCTAGATTTAAAAATCATAGTCGAAGCCAGAAACCTCGACGAAATCAAAGAAATCCTGCAAAGCGAAGGCATTCACCGAATCCTAATAGACAATTTTAACTACGAAGATACTCGTACCGCCGTAGCTTTAATAGGGGACAAATGCCAAACAGAATCCTCCGGTAACATCAATGAGGACACGATACGATTGTATGCTGAATGTGGTGTAAATTACATATCCTCAGGGGCTTTAACACACTCTGTTTCTAATATGGATTTAAGTCTAAAAGCGATATAA
- a CDS encoding glycoside hydrolase family 13 protein yields the protein MKKILFYVPLLVTFFASAQKDFTPNWSKGVVWYQIFPERFSNGDFTNDPKGSDQEGAYPFDSTSEFQVHPWSSDWYELQPYEQKNGKDIWHNIQRRRYGGDIQGIINKLDYLKSLGITSLYLCPVFWSPSSHKYDALTYHHIDPAFGPDPEGDKKLIAAEDPLNPEKWVWTKADLLAVKLIEEVHKRDMHIIFDGVFNHLGINSFAFKDVIKNQEASAYKDWFMVDSWDNAAKKTKFEYKGWFGVTTLPELKEDANGIVEGPKNYIFNATKRWMNPMNKGSQYGIDGWRLDVAYCVAHPFWKDWRKWVKSINSEAYLTAELVDPIAKTLPYLSGDEFDASMNYNFAFITHDFFVQDTTGSSVTEFDQKLKELRDGFGEGVAQNMQNLVGSHDATRISSAVANPDGKKFGDWGAYFNWSQKSGNKTYNTQKPTPVQLQKQKLIAAFQILYLGSPMIYYGDEAGMWGSNDPDCRKPMVWDDIKYDPETTNPDQSKHEPDLVGFNTELFQWYQKFLAVRNQYDAVKKGNYTTILTNDAEKVYGFSRKYENQEVLVFINRGATTATITLPILNKGKYKDVFTQKRVKKLSVSPMDIVVLTGI from the coding sequence ATGAAAAAAATACTTTTTTATGTACCGCTTTTGGTGACTTTCTTTGCTTCGGCTCAAAAGGATTTCACACCCAATTGGAGTAAAGGCGTGGTTTGGTACCAAATTTTCCCAGAGCGTTTCAGCAATGGTGATTTTACAAATGACCCTAAAGGCAGTGATCAGGAAGGTGCTTATCCGTTTGACAGCACTTCGGAATTCCAAGTACATCCTTGGTCAAGTGACTGGTATGAATTACAGCCGTATGAACAAAAAAACGGGAAAGACATTTGGCATAATATTCAACGTCGTCGTTATGGTGGCGATATTCAAGGTATTATTAACAAACTCGATTATCTGAAATCTTTGGGGATAACCTCTCTTTATTTGTGTCCGGTTTTCTGGTCGCCATCTTCACATAAATACGATGCGTTGACGTACCATCATATCGACCCTGCCTTTGGGCCTGACCCAGAAGGAGATAAAAAACTAATTGCTGCGGAAGATCCGTTAAATCCAGAAAAATGGGTTTGGACCAAAGCAGATCTTTTAGCTGTAAAACTGATTGAAGAAGTCCACAAACGCGATATGCACATTATTTTTGACGGAGTTTTTAACCATTTAGGAATTAATAGTTTTGCCTTTAAAGATGTGATTAAAAATCAGGAAGCTTCGGCTTACAAAGACTGGTTTATGGTCGACAGCTGGGACAATGCGGCCAAAAAAACCAAGTTTGAGTACAAAGGTTGGTTTGGCGTAACCACATTACCCGAATTAAAGGAAGATGCCAACGGAATTGTGGAAGGTCCTAAAAACTATATTTTCAATGCTACAAAACGATGGATGAATCCAATGAATAAAGGCAGTCAATACGGTATTGACGGTTGGCGATTAGATGTGGCGTATTGCGTGGCGCATCCGTTCTGGAAAGACTGGAGAAAATGGGTGAAAAGCATTAACAGCGAAGCGTATTTAACCGCAGAATTAGTAGATCCTATTGCTAAAACCCTGCCTTACTTGAGCGGAGATGAATTTGATGCTTCTATGAATTATAATTTTGCTTTTATTACGCACGACTTTTTTGTACAAGATACAACAGGCAGTTCGGTAACCGAATTTGACCAAAAACTGAAAGAATTACGAGATGGTTTTGGCGAAGGTGTTGCACAAAACATGCAAAATTTAGTAGGCAGTCACGATGCAACACGTATTAGTAGTGCGGTGGCCAATCCTGACGGAAAGAAATTTGGAGATTGGGGCGCGTATTTTAATTGGAGTCAAAAGAGCGGTAACAAAACATACAATACTCAAAAACCAACGCCTGTACAACTACAAAAACAAAAATTGATTGCGGCATTCCAAATTTTGTATTTGGGTTCACCAATGATTTATTATGGAGACGAAGCTGGAATGTGGGGAAGTAACGATCCTGATTGTCGCAAGCCTATGGTTTGGGACGACATTAAGTATGACCCGGAAACTACTAATCCGGATCAAAGTAAACATGAGCCAGACCTTGTAGGTTTTAATACCGAACTGTTTCAATGGTACCAAAAATTCTTAGCGGTACGCAATCAATACGATGCGGTTAAAAAAGGAAATTACACCACCATCTTGACAAATGATGCTGAAAAAGTGTATGGTTTCAGTCGTAAATATGAAAATCAGGAAGTATTAGTGTTCATCAATCGAGGTGCTACAACTGCAACGATTACGTTGCCAATCCTCAATAAAGGAAAATACAAAGACGTATTTACCCAAAAGCGCGTAAAGAAACTTTCTGTCTCACCAATGGATATTGTGGTTTTAACTGGAATTTAA